A single genomic interval of Daucus carota subsp. sativus chromosome 1, DH1 v3.0, whole genome shotgun sequence harbors:
- the LOC108211342 gene encoding LOW QUALITY PROTEIN: transcription factor TCP7 (The sequence of the model RefSeq protein was modified relative to this genomic sequence to represent the inferred CDS: deleted 1 base in 1 codon) → MITSLHPVVLTLPAWLISSTAPLSLIYSIILLLLLQRSLYYYPTIYINTLQYIHPHLSSLQNKPVSIFISFHFPFFSFIIPHVISTTATTSGLPKQLATATPTNGTVAVKKPPAKDRHSKVDGRGRRIRMPIICAARVFQLTRELGHKSDGQTIEWLLRQAEPSIIAATGTGTTPANFSTVSVSLRNSNNSLSAPLEQKQAPQLNQHLFTPTPFILGKRAREEDSIRAGEEKSDEVSEHSVGPAGGFWALPGRPDYGQVWSFAAGSDMVVPTPVNMSQQNRYMQVQGEASAARVGNYLPITQGHLNLLASLSGSHQQSGGGRREEDHH, encoded by the exons ATGATCACATCACTGCATCCCGTCGTCCTTACCTTACCCGCATGGCTTATATCAAGTACTGCACCCCTATCATTAATATACtctattatattattgttattactTCAAAGATCACTCTATTATTACCccacaatatatataaatacactcCAATATATccatccccatctttcttcccTACAAAATAAACCAGTTTCCATTTTTATCTCTTTCCACTTTCCGTTTTTCTCCTTCATCATTCCCCATGTCATctccaccaccgccaccacTTCCGGACTCCCA AAACAACTCGCCACCGCCACACCCACCAACGGGACAGTCGCCGTGAAAAAACCTCCAGCCAAAGACCGCCACAGCAAAGTCGACGGCCGAGGCCGCCGTATTCGCATGCCGATAATATGCGCCGCTCGCGTCTTCCAGCTCACAAGAGAGTTAGGGCACAAGTCGGATGGCCAGACCATAGAGTGGCTGCTCCGGCAAGCTGAGCCGTCGATCATCGCCGCCACCGGCACCGGCACAACTCCGGCGAACTTCTCGACCGTCTCGGTATCTCTCCGTAACTCAAATAACTCTCTCTCTGCTCCGTTAGAGCAAAAGCAAGCGCCGCAGCTGAACCAACACTTGTTTACGCCGACGCCGTTTATCCTCGGGAAGCGTGCCCGAGAAGAGGATAGTATTAGGGCCGGTGAGGAGAAAAGTGATGAAGTTAGTGAACACAGTGTGGGCCCGGCCGGTGGGTTTTGGGCCTTGCCGGGTCGGCCGGACTATGGGCAGGTGTGGAGCTTTGCGGCCGGGTCGGATATGGTGGTCCCCACGCCGGTGAATATGAGCCAGCAGAATAGGTATATGCAAGTGCAGGGGGAAGCTTCGGCGGCTAGGGTTGGGAATTATTTGCCGATTACGCAAGGGCATTTGAATTTGTTGGCGTCGTTGTCGGGGTCGCATCAGCAATCCGGTGGAGGAAGGAGAGAAGAAGATCATCACTGA